The proteins below come from a single Balaenoptera musculus isolate JJ_BM4_2016_0621 chromosome 1, mBalMus1.pri.v3, whole genome shotgun sequence genomic window:
- the SPEN gene encoding msx2-interacting protein isoform X1, giving the protein MVRETRHLWVGNLPENVREEKIIEHFKRYGRVESVKILPKRGSEGGVAAFVDFVDIKSAQKAHNSVNKMGDRDLRTDYNEPGTIPSAARGLDDTVSIASRSREVSGFRGGGGGPAYGPPPSLHAREGRYERRLDGASDNRERAYEHSAYGHHERGTGGFDRTRHYDQDYYRDPRERTLQHGLYYTSRSRSPNRFDAHDPRYEPRAREQFTLPSVVHRDIYRDDITREVRGRRPERNYQHSRSRSPHSSQSRNQSPQRLASQASRPTRSPSGSGSRSRSSSSDSISSSSSTSSDSTDSSSSSSDDSPARSVQSAAVPAPTSQLLSSLEKDEPRKSFGIKVQNLPVRSTDTSLKDGLFHEFKKFGKVTSVQIHGTSEERYGLVFFRQQEDQEKALTASKGKLFFGMQIEVTAWIGPETESENEFRPLDERIDEFHPKATRTLFIGNLEKTTTYHDLRNIFQRFGEIVDIDIKKVNGVPQYAFLQYCDIASVCKAIKKMDGEYLGNNRLKLGFGKSMPTNCVWLDGLSSNVSDQYLTRHFCRYGPVVKVVFDRLKGMALVLYNEIEYAQAAVKETKGRKIGGNKIKVDFANRESQLAFYHCMEKSGQDIRDFYEMLAERREERRGSYDYSQDRTYYENVRTPGTYAEDSRRDYPARGREFYSEWETYQGDYYESRYYDDPREYRDYRNDPYEQDIREYSYRQRERERERERFESERDRDHERRPIERSQSPVHLRRPQSPGASPSQSERLPSDSERRIYSRSSDRSGSCSSLSPPRYDKLDKPRLERYTKNEKTDKERTFDPERVERERRLIRKEKVEKDKTDKQKRKGKVHSPSSQSSETDQENEREQSPEKSRSSNKLSREKADKEGVAKNRLELMPCVVLTRVKEKEGKVIDHTPLEKLKAKLDNDTVKSSALDQKLQVSQTEPAKSELSKLESVRMKAPKERGLSSHVEVVDKEGRPKPRKHLKPEQTVDGVSAVDLEKLEARKRRFADSNLKAERQKSDVKKSSPEMEDARVLLKKQPDISSRDVILLREGESEKKTVRKEILKRESKKIKLDRLNAVPSPKDCQELASISVGPVSRPNSDLQARLREPVGESVENQEIQSKKPTPSKPPLKQLELLDDQGPEREDNRKNYCSLRDEPLECKSGQDKPHSVNTEEKIGIDIDHTQSYRKQMEQSRRKQQMEMEIAKSEKFGSPKKDVDEYERRSLVHEVGKPPQDVTDDSPPSKKKRMDHVDFDICTKRERNYRSSRQISEDSERTGGSPSIRHGSFHEEDDPVGSPRVMSIKGSPKVDEKGLPYSNITVREESLKFNPYDSSRREQMADMAKIKLSVLNPEDELSRWDSQMKQDASRFDVSFPNSIIKRDSLRKRSVRDLEPGEVPSDSDEDGEHKSHSPRASALFESSRLSFLLRDREDKLRERDERLSSSLERNKFYSFALDKTITPDTKALLERAKSLSSSREENWSFLDWDSRFANFRNNKDKEKVDSAPRPIPSWYMKKKKIRTDSEGKMDDKKDDHKEEEQERQELFASRFLHSSIFEQDSKRLQHLERKDEESDFVSGRLYGRQTSDGVNSTTDLIQEPVVLFHSRFMELTRMQQKEKEKDQKPKEVEKQEDTEDHPKTPESASENKESELKTPPSIGPPCVTVVAPESAASSLEKTAGEKTGEVPLVTEEKTTEPASVSEEAKPVSDLTPIAVEQPEQVDLPPGVDTRKDVAETPLVVEESSSVDQLPYLDAKPPTPGASFSQVEISVDPEPASTQTLSKPTQKPEEADEPEVEKPDSAANVEPNASQKAEDVHEVPPPATEGVEVDPPVAAKDKKPNKSKRSKTPIQAAAASIVEKPVTRKSERIDREKLKRSSSPRGEAQKLLELKMEAEKITRAASKNSSADPEHPEPSLPLSRTRRRNVRSVYATMGDHESRSPVKEPVEQPRVTRKRLERELQEAAVVPTTPRRGRPPKTRRRADEDDETEAKEPVETVRPAEGWRSPRSQKVAAGVQQGKKGKNEPKVDAERPEATTEVSPQLNVKENSTKSKADKEEAGSEQKRDRKEISTDRNPPETPPVEVMERKTAPEKNSKSKRGRSRNSRSVVDKSANLRNVEAAVSPSVAAGPAALPAEEAAAVVAVSPEKSESPQEEGSLSLRLNSEPADLDKEPEKEDGSASKPSPEANQLAKQMELEQAVENIEKLAETSTPAAFKAAAADAPEGLSTEDRSKPAHQASETELAAAIGSIISDVSGEPENFPAPPPYPAESPTGLQSPEEGMEPETDEAVSGILETEAATESSRPPGSAPDPSAGPADTKEARENSSETSHPVPEVKGSKEAEVTLARKDKGRQKTTRSRRKRNTNKKTGGATETHVSEPDQVQSESLATSEGATVQPPETPQEEKQSDKPQSTPPESCASDPSKTTSQGNLSQESSVEEKTPTKASALPDLPPASQPAPADDEPRARFKVHSIIESDPVTPPSDSSMPTPPIPSVTIAKLPPPVAAGGIPHQSPPTKVTEWITRQEEPRAQSTPSPALPPDTKASDIDTSSSTLRKILMDPKYVSATGVTSTSVTTAIAEPVSAAPCLHEALPPPVESKKPLLEEKAAAPVTNTADTQASEVPVATDKEKVTPVIAPKITSVISRMPVSIDLENSQKITLAKPAPQTLTGLVSALTGLVNVSLVPVNALAGPVNALKGPVKGSVATLKGLVNTPAGPVNVLKGPVNVLTGPVNVLTAPVNAATGTVNTATGAVTVSAGAVTAASGVVTATTTGAVTVAGAVIAPSAKCRQRSGTNDNSRFHPGSMSVIDDRPADTGSGAGLRVNTSEGVVLLSYSGQKTEGPQRISAKISQIPPASAMDIEFQQSVSKSQVKPDSVAPSQPPPKGPQAPSGYANVATHSTLVLTAQTYNASPVISSVKADRPSLEKPEPIHLSVSTPVTQGGTVKVLTQGINTPPVLVHNQLVLTPSIVTTNKKLADPVTLKIETKVLQPANLGSTLTPHHPPALPSKLPAEVNHVTSGPSTPTDRTVSHLAATKPDVHSPRPSGPAPSPFPRACHPSSTTSAALSTNATVMLAAGIPVPQFISSIHPEQSVIMPPHSITQTVSLSHLSQGEVRMNTPTLPSITYSIRPETLHSPRAPLQPQQIEVRAPQRAGTPQPAAAGVPALASQHPPEEEVHYHLPVARAAAPVQSEVLVMQSEYRLHPYTVPRDVRIMVHPHVTAVSEQPRAADGVVKVPPASKAPQQPGKEATKMADAKAAPAPTPAPHGEARILTVTPSNQLQGLPLTPPVVVTHGVQIVHSSGELFQEYRYGDIRTYHGPAQLAHTQFPAAASIGLPSRTKAPAQGLPPEGEPSQPLQPAQSAQPAQSTQPSQLSQPGQPPSSKMPPVSQEAKGTQTGVEQPRLPNVPGNRPAEPHAQVHRAQAETSQTSYPSPVSVSMKPDLPAPLPAQAAPKQPLFVPTPSGPSPPPGLALPHTEAQPAPKQDSSPHLTSQRPVDMVQLLKKYPIVWQGLLALKNDTAAVQLHFVSGNNVLAHRSLPLSEGGPPLRIAQRMRLEASQLEGVARRMTVETDYCLLLALPCGRDQEDVVSQTESLKAAFITYLQAKQAAGIINVPNPGSNQPAYVLQIFPPCEFSESHLSRLAPDLLASISNISPHLMIVIASV; this is encoded by the exons CACTGATTCCAGCAGTAGTTCAAGTGATGACTCTCCAGCCCGATCAGTTCAATCTGCAGCAGTCCCAGCCCCCACTTCCCAGTTGCTTTCATCCCTGGAAAAAGATGAGCCCCGTAAAAGTTTTGGGATCAAGGTCCAGAATCTTCCAGTACGCTCTACAG ATACAAGCCTTAAAGATGGCCTTTTCCATGAATTTAAGAAATTTGGAAAGGTGACTTCAGTGCAGATACATGGAACTTCAGAAGAGAGGTATGGTCTGGTATTCTTTCGGCAGCAGGAGGACCAAGAAAAAGCATTGACTGCAtcaaaaggaaaacttttctttGGCATGCAGATTGAAGTAACAGCATGGATAGGGCCAG aaacagaaagtgaaaatgaatttCGCCCTTTGGATGAAAGGATAGATGAATTTCACCCCAAAGCAACAAGAACCCTCTTTATTGGTAACCTTGAAAAAACCACTACTTATCATGATCTTCGCAACATCTTCCAGCGCTTTGGAGAAATTgtg GATATTGATATTAAGAAAGTAAATGGAGTTCCTCAGTATGCGTTCTTGCAATACTGTGATATTGCCAGCGTTTGTAAGGCTATTAAGAAGATGGATGGGGAATACCTTGGAAATAATCGTCTCAAG CTGGGTTTTGGAAAGAGCATGCCTACAAACTGTGTGTGGTTAGATGGGCTTTCTTCAAACGTATCGGATCAATATTTAACACGACATTTCTGCCGATATGGGCCTGTGGTGAAG GTGGTGTTTGACCGCTTAAAAGGCATGGCCCTGGTTCTCTACAATGAAATTGAATATGCACAAGCAGCTGTAAAAGAGACCAAGGGGAGGAAAATCGGTGGGAATAAAATTAAG gtggattTTGCAAATCGGGAAAGTCAGCTGGCATTTTATCACTGTATGGAAAAATCTGGTCAAGATATCAGAGACTTTTATGAAATGTTAGCAGAAAGAAG AGAAGAACGAAGGGGATCGTATGACTATAGCCAAGATCGTACATATTATGAGAATGTTCGTACTCCAGGCACATACGCTGAGGATTCCAGACGGGACTATCCAGCTCGAGGGAGAGAATTTTATTCAGAATGGGAAACTTACCAAGGAGACTACTATGAATCACGATATTACGATGATCCCCGGGAATATAGGGATTACAGAAATGATCCTTATGAACAAGATATTCGGGAATACAGTTACAGGCAAAGGGAACGAGAAAGAGAACGTGAAAGGTTTGAGTCTGAGCGGGACAGAGACCACGAGAGGAGGCCGATTGAACGCAGTCAGAGTCCAGTTCACTTGCGACGCCCGCAGAGTCCCGGAGCGTCACCCTCACAGTCCGAGAGGCTGCCCAGTGACTCCGAGAGGAGGATTTACAGCCGGTCCTCAGACCGGAGTGGAAGCTGTAGCTCACTTTCCCCTCCAAGATACGATAAACTTGACAAACCTCGTTTGGAACGctatacaaaaaatgaaaagacagataaaGAACGAACTTTTGATCCTGAGAGAGTGGAAAGAGAGAGGCGTttaataaggaaggaaaaggTGGAGAAGGACAAAACTGACAAGCAGAAACGGAAAGGAAAAGTTCATTCCCCTAGTTCTCAGTCTTCAGAAACAGaccaagaaaatgagagagaacaaAGCCCTGAAAAATCAAGGAGTTCTAATAAACTGAGCAGAGAGAAAGCTGACAAAGAAGGAGTAGCAAAAAACCGCTTGGAACTCATGCCTTGCGTGGTTTTGACTcgagtgaaagaaaaagaggggaaggTTATTGACCACACTCCTTTGGAAAAGCTGAAAGCCAAGCTTGATAATGACACTGTCAAGTCTTCTGCCTTAGATCAGAAACTTCAGGTCTCTCAGACAGAGCCTGCAAAATCTGAGTTGTCTAAACTAGAATCTGTTAGAATGAAAGCGCCAAAGGAAAGGGGGCTTTCAAGCCACGTAGAAGTGGTAGATAAGGAAGGCAGGCCTAAACCCAGGAAGCACCTAAAACCAGAGCAAACTGTTGATGGGGTAAGTGCTGTGGATCTGGAGAAGCTGGAAGCGAGGAAAAGGCGTTTTGCAGATTCCAATTTGAAAGCAGAAAGGCAAAAATCAGATGTTAAGAAAAGTAGCCCAGAGATGGAAGATGCTCGGGTGCTTTTAAAGAAACAGCCTGACATATCATCTAGAGATGTCATTCTACTGAGGGAAGGAGAGTCTGAAAAAAAGACGGTGAGGaaagaaattcttaaaagagaatctaaaaaaatcaaactagacAGACTTAATGCTGTTCCCAGCCCCAAAGACTGTCAGGAGCTTGCCAGTATTTCTGTTGGGCCTGTATCAAGGCCCAACTCAGATCTGCAAGCAAGGCTGAGAGAACCAGTAGGTGAATCTGTGGAAAATCAAGAAATCCAGTCAAAAAAACCCACTCCTTCAAAACCACCACTCAAACAGCTGGAGCTATTAGATGATCAAGGACCAGAGAGAGAAGATAATAGGAAAAACTATTGCAGTCTTCGTGATGAACCACTTGAATGTAAATCAGGCCAAGATAAACCacattcagtaaatactgaagaaaaaattgGCATTGATATTGATCACACGCAGAGTTACCGAAAACAAATGGAGCAGAGTCGTAGAAAACAGCAGATGGAGATGGAAATAGCCAAGTCCGAAAAGTTTGGCAGTCCTAAAAAAGATGTGGATGAATATGAAAGACGTAGTCTTGTTCACGAGGTCGGCAAACCCCCTCAGGATGTCACTGACGACTCTCCTCCcagcaaaaagaaaaggatggaCCATGTTGATTTTGACATCTGCACCAAGAGAGAACGGAACTACAGAAGTTCACGCCAAATCAGTGAAGATTCTGAAAGGACTGGTGGCTCCCCCAGTATCCGACATGGTTCCTTCCATGAGGAAGATGACCCTGTTGGTTCCCCTAGGGTAATGTCAATAAAAGGGTCTCCTAAAGTAGATGAAAAAGGTCTCCCCTATTCTAATATAACAGTCAGAGAAGAGTCCTTAAAATTTAATCCTTATGATTCTAGCAGGAGAGAACAGATGGCAGACATGGCCAAAATAAAGCTATCTGTCTTGAATCCTGAAGATGAACTAAGTCGGTGGGACTCTCAAATGAAACAAGATGCCAGCAGATTTGATGTGAGTTTCCCAAACAGCATAATTAAGAGAGACAGCCTTCGAAAGAGGTCTGTACGTGACTTGGAACCTGGTGAGGTGCCTTCTGATTCTGATGAAGATGGTGAACACAAATCTCACTCACCCAGAGCCTCTGCGTTATTTGAAAGTTCTcggttgtcttttttattgaggGACAGAGAAGACAAACTACGTGAGAGAGATGAAAGACTCTCCAGTTCTTTAGAAAGgaacaaattttattcttttgcattggATAAGACAATCACACCAGACACTAAGGCTTTGCTTGAAAGAGCTAAATCCCTGTCTTCATCTCGAGAAGAAAATTGGTCTTTTCTTGATTGGGACTCCCGATTTGCTAATTTTCGAAacaacaaagataaagaaaaggttGACTCTGCTCCAAGACCTATTCCATCCTGgtacatgaaaaagaagaaaattcggactgattcagaaggaaaaatggatGATAAGAAAGATGACCATAAAGAAGAAGAACAGGAAAGGCAAGAATTATTTGCTTCTCGTTTTTTACACAGCTCAATCTTTGAACAAGATTCCAAGCGATTGCAGCATCTagagagaaaagatgaagaaTCTGACTTCGTTTCTGGCAGGTTATATGGGAGGCAGACATCTGATGGAGTGAATAGCACAACTGATTTGATTCAAGAGCCAGTAGTTCTTTTCCATAGCAGATTTATGGAACTCACACGAatgcaacagaaagaaaaagaaaaagaccaaaaacccaaagAGGTCGAGAAACAGGAGGATACAGAGGATCACCCCAAGACCCCAGAATCTGCTTCTGAAAATAAAGAGTCAGAACTGAAAACTCCACCTTCGATTGGGCCTCCTTGTGTCACAGTTGTAGCTCCAGAGTCTGCAGCATCATCACTGGAGAAGACAGCTGGTGAAAAAACAGGAGAGGTGCCTTTGGTGACAGAAGAGAAGACCACTGAGCCAGCCTCTGTCTCAGAAGAAGCAAAACCTGTATCTGATCTGACTCCCATCGCTGTGGAACAACCTGAACAAGTAGACTTGCCCCCAGGAGTGGACACCAGGAAAGACGTTGCTGAGACTCCTTTAGTTGTTGAAGAAAGTTCATCAGTCGATCAGCTGCCTTATTTGGATGCCAAGCCTCCAACTCCTGGGGCCTCATTTTCCCAGGTAGAGATCAGTGTAGATCCAGAGCCTGCCAGTACCCAGACACTTTCAAAACCGACTCAGAAGCCTGAGGAAGCCGATGAGCCAGAAGTGGAGAAGCCAGACTCAGCTGCTAATGTGGAACCTAATGCAAGTCAAAAAGCTGAAGATGTTCACGAGGTCCCGCCTCCAGCTACTGAAGGCGTAGAGGTTGATCCTCCAGTTGCTGCAAAAGATAAAAAGCCGAACAAAAGTAAACGTTCCAAGACCCCCATTCAGGCAGCTGCAGCAAGTATCGTGGAGAAGCCTGTCACAAGGAAGAGTGAGAGGATAGACCGGGAAAAGCTCAAGCGGTCCAGTTCTCCTCGGGGAGAAGCACAGAAGCTTTTAGAattgaagatggaggcagagaagaTTACAAGGGCTGCCTCTAAAAACTCATCCGCGGACCCTGAACACCCTGAGCCAAGCTTGCCCCTCAGCCGAACCAGGCGCCGGAATGTAAGGAGTGTCTACGCAACCATGGGTGACCATGAGAGCCGCTCTCCAGTCAAGGAGCCCGTTGAGCAACCACGAGTGACCAGGAAGAGACTGGAGCGGGAGCTTCAGGAGGCCGCAGTGGTTCCTACAACCCCTAGGAGGGGGAGGCCTCCAAAAACACGCCGTCGAGCTGACGAAGATGATGAGACCGAGGCAAAAGAGCCAGTGGAGACAGTCAGACCAGCTGAGGGATGGAGATCCCCACGATCCCAAAAAGTAGCTGCTGGTGTCCAGcaagggaaaaaggggaaaaatgaaccAAAAGTTGATGCTGAACGTCCTGAGGCCACCACTGAGGTGAGTCCCCAATTAAACGTGAAAGAAAACAGCACAAAATCCAAGGCTGATAAAGAAGAAGCAGGAAGTGAACAAAAACGTGATAGAAAAGAAATTAGCACAGACAGAAATCCACCCGAAACCCCCCCAGTTGAAGTGATGGAGAGAAAAACAGCCCCTGAGAAAAACTCCAAGTCCAAGAGAGGAAGATCTCGAAACTCTAGGTCAGTGGTGGACAAATCTGCAAATCTGAGAAATGTGGAAGCCGCTGTAAGTCCCAGCGTGGCTGCAGGCCCTGCAGCACTGCCAGCGGAGGAGGCGGCTGCGGTCGTGGCAGTTTCCCCCGAGAAGAGCGAGAGTCCCCAAGAGGAGGGTAGTTTATCGTTGCGTTTGAACAGTGAGCCAGCTGATCTGGACAAGGAACCAGAGAAGGAAGATGGGTCTGCCTCTAAGCCGTCCCCAGAAGCAAATCAGTTAGCCAAGCAGATGGAGCTGGAGCAGGCCGTGGAGAACATCGAGAAGCTCGCGGAAACCTCCACCCCCGCGGCTTTCAAGGCGGCAGCTGCAGATGCCCCAGAGGGCCTCTCCACAGAGGACCGGAGCAAGCCCGCACACCAAGCCAGCGAGACAGAGCTGGCTGCGGCCATCGGTTCCATCATCAGTGACGTTTCTGGGGAGCCAGAAAACTTCCCAGCGCCTCCGCCTTACCCTGCGGAGTCTCCGACAGGTCTGCAGTCTCCTGAGGAAGGAATGGAGCCTGAGACCGACGAGGCTGTGTCTGGCATCTTGGAGACTGAGGCTGCTACAGAATCTTCTAGGCCACCAGGCAGTGCACCTGACCCCTCAGCAGGCCCAGCAGATACCAAGGAAGCCAGAGAGAACAGCAGCGAAACCTCCCACCCTGTGCCGGAAGTCAAAGGATCAAAAGAAGCAGAAGTTACTCTTGCTCGGAAAGACAAAGGGCGCCAGAAGACCACTCGATCACGCCGCAAACGGAATACAAACAAGAAAACTGGGGGCGCTACAGAGACCCATGTCTCTGAACCTGACCAAGTTCAAAGCGAGAGCCTTGCTACGAGTGAGGGGGCCACGGTACAGCCCCCAGAAACTCcacaggaagaaaagcagagtgACAAGCCCCAGTCCACTCCCCCTGAGTCATGTGCTTCTGACCCAAGCAAGACTACATCCCAGGGAAATTTGTCCCAAGAAAGCAGCGTTGAAGAAAAGACTCCAACCAAAGCATCTGCACTCCCAGACCTTCCCCCGGCCTCGCAGCCAGCCCCCGCGGATGACGAGCCTCGAGCCAGATTCAAGGTGCATTCCATCATTGAAAGTGACCCGGTGACCCCGCCCAGTGACTCAAGCATGCCCACCCCCCCAATTCCTTCTGTAACGATAGCAAAGCTCCCACCCCCTGTCGCTGCTGGGGGGATCCCACACCAGAGTCCCCCGACGAAGGTGACAGAGTGGATCACGAGGCAGGAGGAGCCACGGGCGCAATCCACCCCATCTCCGGCCCTTCCCCCAGACACGAAGGCCTCTGACATAGACACCAGCTCCAGTACGCTGAGGAAGATCCTCATGGACCCTAAATACGTATCTGCCACGGGCGTCACTTCCACAAGTGTCACAACTGCCATTGCAGAGCCTGTCAGTGCTGCCCCTTGCCTGCATGAGGCACTGCCTCCTccagtggaatctaaaaagcctCTTTTAGAAGAAAAAGCAGCAGCTCCAGTAACTAACACCGCCGACACACAGGCCTCAGAGGTTCCAGTGGCCACTGACAAAGAAAAGGTGACTCCAGTCATTGCTCCAAAAATTACTTCTGTTATTAGCCGGATGCCTGTCAGCATTGACTTGGAGAATTCGCAAAAGATAACTCTGGCAAAACCAGCTCCCCAGACCCTGACTGGCCTGGTGAGCGCCCTGACCGGCCTGGTGAATGTCTCCTTGGTTCCAGTGAATGCGCTGGCCGGCCCAGTGAATGCCCTGAAAGGCCCTGTGAAGGGCTCAGTGGCCACGCTGAAAGGCTTGGTGAACACTCCCGCTGGCCCCGTGAACGTCTTAAAGGGGCCAGTGAATGTTCTGACGGGGCCCGTGAATGTTCTCACGGCTCCAGTGAATGCCGCCACAGGCACAGTGAACACTGCCACGGGTGCGGTGACAGTTTCCGCGGGTGCGGTGACTGCTGCATCTGGGGTTGTGACTGCCACGACAACAGGTGCAGTGACTGTGGCAGGTGCGGTGATTGCACCATCCGCAAAGTGCCGACAGAGATCCGGCACTAATGACAACAGTCGGTTCCACCCAGGGTCCATGTCTGTGATTGACGACCGTCCGGCAGACACGGGCTCTGGCGCTGGGCTGCGTGTGAACACTTCAGAAGGGGTTGTGCTGCTGAGCTATTCGGGGCAGAAGACTGAAGGCCCACAGCGGATCAGTGCCAAGATTAGCCAGATCCCCCCAGCAAGTGCGATGGACATTGAGTTTCAACAGTCGGTGTCCAAGTCCCAGGTCAAACCCGATTCTGTCGCGCCATCTCAGCCTCCGCCCAAAGGCCCTCAAGCTCCTTCAGGCTATGCAAACGTGGCCACCCATTCTACTCTGGTACTAACTGCCCAGACATATAACGCATCTCCTGTGATTTCATCGGTTAAGGCCGACCGTCCGTCTTTGGAGAAGCCTGAGCCCATTCACCTCTCTGTGTCCACACCCGTCACCCAGGGTGGCACAGTAAAGGTCCTCACCCAGGGCATAAACACACCCCCGGTGCTGGTTCACAACCAGCTGGTCCTCACCCCAAGCATAGTCACCACTAACAAAAAGCTTGCTGACCCCGTCACCCTCAAAATAGAGACCAAGGTCCTTCAGCCAGCAAACCTGGGGTCCACTCTTACACCCCACCACCCTCCTGCTCTGCCCAGCAAACTGCCTGCAGAAGTGAACCACGTCACCTCGGGGCCCAGCACCCCGACAGATCGGACTGTCTCCCATTTGGCAGCCACCAAGCCCGATGTGCATTCCCCTCGACCTAGCGGGCCGGCTCCGTCCCCGTTCCCGAGGGCATGCCACCCCAGCAGCACCACGTCCGCCGCGCTCTCCACTAATGCCACGGTCATGCTGGCTGCGGGCATCCCTGTGCCGCAGTTCATCTCTAGCATCCACCCAGAGCAGTCCGTCATCATGCCACCCCACAGCATCACCCAGACCGTGTCGCTCAGCCACCTGTCACAGGGCGAGGTGAGGATGAACACGCCCACGTTGCCCAGCATCACCTACAGCATCCGGCCGGAGACACTTCACTCTCCTCGGGCCCCCCTGCAGCCCCAGCAAATAGAGGTCCGGGCCCCGCAGCGTGCGGGCACCCCGCAGCCAGCCGCAGCTGGTGTGCCCGCCCTGGCCTCCCAGCACCCTCCAGAGGAAGAAGTGCATTATCACCTCCCCGTTGCTCGAGCCGCAGCCCCTGTGCAGTCGGAGGTGCTGGTCATGCAGTCTGAGTACCGACTACACCCGTACACTGTGCCCCGGGATGTGAGGATCATGGTGCATCCTCACGTGACGGCCGTCAGCGAGCAGCCCCGGGCAGCGGACGGGGTGGTGAAAGTGCCACCGGCCAGCAAGGCCCCTCAGCAGCCAGGGAAAGAAGCCACCAAGATGGCAGATGCCAaagccgcccccgcccccacccccgccccccacggTGAGGCCCGCATCCTCACAGTCACCCCCAGCAACCAGCTGCAGGGGCTGCCTCTGACCCCGCCTGTGGTGGTGACCCACGGGGTGCAGATCGTGCACTCCAGCGGGGAGCTCTTTCAGGAGTACAGGTATGGGGACATCCGCACCTACCACGGCCCAGCTCAGCTCGCGCACACGCAGTTTCCTGCTGCTGCCTCCATTGGCCTgccttcccggaccaaggctcctGCTCAG GGCCTCCCTCCTGAAGGCGAGCCCTCGCAGCCTCTGCAGCCTGCGCAGTCCGCACAGCCGGCCCAGTCCACGCAGCCCTCCCAGCTCAGCCAGCCAGGCCAGCCACCAAGCAGCAAGATGCCTCCGGTCTCCCAGGAGGCAAAGGGCACCCAGACAGGAGTAGAGCAGCCGCGCCTCCCAAACGTACCTGGAAACAGGCCGGCTGAGCCTCATGCCCAGGTCCACAGGGCGCAGGCGGAAACAAGCCAGACCTCGTATCCCTCCCCTGTGTCTGTCTCGATGAAGCCTGACCTCCCGGCCCCTCTTCCTGCTCAGGCTGCCCCAAAGCAGCCGTTGTTTGTCCCTACAccctcaggccccagcccccCTCCAGGACTGGCTCTGCCGCATACTGAAGCCCAGCCCGCCCCCAAACAAGATTCCTCTCCACATTTGACTTCCCAGAGACCTGTGGATATGGTCCAGCTTCTGAAG AAGTACCCCATCGTGTGGCAGGGCCTACTGGCCCTCAAGAACGACACGGCTGCTGTGCAGCTCCACTTCGTCTCTGGCAACAATGTCCTGGCCCATCGGTCCCTGCCGCTCTCTGAAGGAGGGCCCCCCCTGAGGATCGCCCAGAGGATGCGGCTGGAGGCCTCACAGCTGGAGGGGGTTGCCCGAAGGATGACG gTGGAGACAGATTACTGTCTGCTGTTGGCTCTGCCCTGTGGCCGTGACCAAGAGGACGTCGTGAGCCAGACCGAGTCCCTCAAGGCTGCCTTCATCACGTATCTGCAGGCCAAGCAGGCGGCAGGCATCATCAACGTTCCCAACCCCGGCTCCAATCAG CCCGCCTATGTGCTGCAGATCTTCCCGCCCTGCGAGTTCTCTGAGAGTCACCT